From the Malus domestica chromosome 17, GDT2T_hap1 genome, one window contains:
- the LOC103432200 gene encoding probable mitochondrial adenine nucleotide transporter BTL1 isoform X2, translated as MSPKPHSLSLSQSLKKETKYSGGGVCGDVYSMAILPKEVELEKEAAHPKFELRLQLPDLSQPLRDLSKKREVGEFLSGALAGAMTKAVLAPLETIRTRMVVGVGSRHICGSFLEVIEKQGWQGLWAGNAVNMLRIIPTQALEFGTFECIKRAMTSTQEKWKQGESPKVQIGRVTLNFSISWISPVAVAGAAAGVVSTLVCHPLEVLKDRLTVSPEAYPSLSIAISKIYKEGGIAACYSGLSPTLIGMLPYSTCYYFMYEKLKKSHCRAKNKESLNRPEMLLVGALAVSGLPPLGHKKYE; from the exons atgtcCCCAAAACCccactccctctccctctctcag TCTCTGAAGAAGGAGACGAAGTACAGTGGTGGTGGGGTTTGTGGGGATGTTTACAGTATGGCCATACTTCCCAAAGAGGTTGAGCTTGAGAAGGAGGCTGCCCACCCGAAATTCGAGCTCCGACTTCAGCTCCCTGACCTCTCCCAACCCCTGAGA GATTTATCGAAGAAGAGAGAAGTTGGAGAGTTCTTAAGCGGCGCTTTAGCAGGGGCAATGACCAAAGCTGTTCTTGCTCCTCTTGAGACCATCAG AACCAGAATGGTAGTCGGTGTTGGATCTAGACACATTTGTGGTAGTTTCTTAGAGGTCATTGAGAAGCAAGGGTGGCAAGGACTGTGGGCTGGAAATGCGGTCAACATGCTTCGCATAATCCCTACACAAGCTCTTGAGTTTGGAACATTTGAGTGTATTAAACGAGCAATGACATCGACACAAGAAAAGTGGAAGCAGGGTGAATCCCCAAAGGTGCAGATTGGTCGTGTAACCTTGAACTTCTCTATCTCCTGGATTTCCCCTGTCGCTGTGGCTGGTGCTGCTGCTGGAGTTGTTAGCACACTTGTGTGTCATCCCCTTGAAGTTCTAAAG GATCGGCTGACCGTGTCTCCTGAGGCGTATCCCAGTTTAAGCATTGCAATCAGCAAGATTTATAAGGAGGGTGGGATTGCTGCATGCTATTCTGGTCTTTCACCTACACTTATTGGGATGCTTCCTTACAGTACATGTTACTATTTCATGtatgagaaattgaagaaatcccACTGCCGAGCAAAGAATAAAGAGTCTCTTAACCGTCCTGAGATGCTACTGGTCGGAGCTCTTGCAG TCTCAGGTCTTCCACCTCTTGGACACAAGAAATATGAATGA
- the LOC103432200 gene encoding probable mitochondrial adenine nucleotide transporter BTL1 isoform X1 — protein MSPKPHSLSLSQSLKKETKYSGGGVCGDVYSMAILPKEVELEKEAAHPKFELRLQLPDLSQPLRDLSKKREVGEFLSGALAGAMTKAVLAPLETIRTRMVVGVGSRHICGSFLEVIEKQGWQGLWAGNAVNMLRIIPTQALEFGTFECIKRAMTSTQEKWKQGESPKVQIGRVTLNFSISWISPVAVAGAAAGVVSTLVCHPLEVLKDRLTVSPEAYPSLSIAISKIYKEGGIAACYSGLSPTLIGMLPYSTCYYFMYEKLKKSHCRAKNKESLNRPEMLLVGALAGFTASTISFPLEVARKRLMVGALKGKCPPHMLAALSEVIQEEGLRGLYRGWGASCLKVMPSSGITWMFYEAWKDILLVQRHTL, from the exons atgtcCCCAAAACCccactccctctccctctctcag TCTCTGAAGAAGGAGACGAAGTACAGTGGTGGTGGGGTTTGTGGGGATGTTTACAGTATGGCCATACTTCCCAAAGAGGTTGAGCTTGAGAAGGAGGCTGCCCACCCGAAATTCGAGCTCCGACTTCAGCTCCCTGACCTCTCCCAACCCCTGAGA GATTTATCGAAGAAGAGAGAAGTTGGAGAGTTCTTAAGCGGCGCTTTAGCAGGGGCAATGACCAAAGCTGTTCTTGCTCCTCTTGAGACCATCAG AACCAGAATGGTAGTCGGTGTTGGATCTAGACACATTTGTGGTAGTTTCTTAGAGGTCATTGAGAAGCAAGGGTGGCAAGGACTGTGGGCTGGAAATGCGGTCAACATGCTTCGCATAATCCCTACACAAGCTCTTGAGTTTGGAACATTTGAGTGTATTAAACGAGCAATGACATCGACACAAGAAAAGTGGAAGCAGGGTGAATCCCCAAAGGTGCAGATTGGTCGTGTAACCTTGAACTTCTCTATCTCCTGGATTTCCCCTGTCGCTGTGGCTGGTGCTGCTGCTGGAGTTGTTAGCACACTTGTGTGTCATCCCCTTGAAGTTCTAAAG GATCGGCTGACCGTGTCTCCTGAGGCGTATCCCAGTTTAAGCATTGCAATCAGCAAGATTTATAAGGAGGGTGGGATTGCTGCATGCTATTCTGGTCTTTCACCTACACTTATTGGGATGCTTCCTTACAGTACATGTTACTATTTCATGtatgagaaattgaagaaatcccACTGCCGAGCAAAGAATAAAGAGTCTCTTAACCGTCCTGAGATGCTACTGGTCGGAGCTCTTGCAG GTTTTACGGCTAGCACAATCAGCTTTCCATTGGAGGTGGCCAGGAAACGGCTGATGGTTGGAGCTTTGAAAGGCAAGTGCCCACCGCACATGTTAGCGGCACTTTCAGAAGTCATCCAGGAAGAAGGTTTGCGGGGACTTTACAGAGGGTGGGGTGCAAGCTGCTTGAAGGTCATGCCATCCTCCGGCATCACCTGGATGTTTTATGAAGCTTGGAAGGACATATTGCTTGTTCAGAGACATACCTTATAA
- the LOC103432199 gene encoding reticulon-like protein B22 yields MEEMVDYRSEVGKPVVVLICGSLVYYHCAHRNSSLLSLVSDVFIVLLCSLAILGLLFRQMNVSVPVDPLEWQISQDTANSIVAWLANTVGAAESVLRVAATGHDKRLFFKVVFSLYMLSALGRLISGLTVAYIGLCLFCLYMVAENSESISACLSRFLRRTTDLTGEDAAESDTVQIVDYMTLLLNKCWFLLQPCAFT; encoded by the exons ATGGAGGAAATGGTGGATTACCGATCGGAAGTAGGGAAGCCGGTGGTAGTGCTAATATGCGGAAGCTTAGTCTATTACCACTGCGCCCACCGCAACTCCAGCCTCCTCTCTCTCGTCTCCGACGTCTTCATCGTCCTCCTTTGCTCACTCGCCATTCTCGGCCTCCTCTTTCGCCAAATGAACGTCTC GGTACCAGTGGATCCACTTGAGTGGCAGATTTCACAGGACACTGCTAATAGCATTGTTGCGTGGTTAGCCAATACCGTAGGAGCAGCTGAGTCTGTATTGAGGGTTGCGGCCACAGGGCATGACAAGAGGTTGTTTTTCAAG GTAGTGTTTAGTCTCTACATGCTTTCGGCTTTGGGACGGTTGATTTCAGGTCTTACAGTTGCCTATATTG GACTATGCTTGTTTTGCCTTTATATGGTTGCGGAGAATAGTGAGTCAATCAGTGCATGTTTGTCTCGATTTCTGAGGAGAACAACTGATCTAACCGGGGAAGATGCTGCCGAGAGTGATACCGTACAAATTGTTGATTACATGACCCTATTGCTGAATAAATGCTGGTTTTTGCTACAACCTTGTGCCTTTACTTAA